The following coding sequences lie in one Frondihabitans peucedani genomic window:
- a CDS encoding response regulator transcription factor, whose protein sequence is MKILIADDDPQIIRALKVTLGASGYDVITASDGASALGEAIAHHPDVVMLDLGMPKLDGVQVIEGLRGWSQVPILVVSGRTGAADKVDALDAGADDYVTKPFAMDELLARIRALTRRVVAAPDSPAVRFGEVAVDFAAHTVTRTTPEGGSIRLTPTEWRLLELLVQNPGKLITREAMLTQVWGPNHSRDTGYLRLYLAQLRKKLEPVPAQPRYFVTEQGMGYRFVPE, encoded by the coding sequence ATGAAGATCCTGATCGCCGACGACGACCCGCAGATCATCCGCGCGCTGAAGGTCACGCTGGGGGCGAGCGGCTACGACGTCATCACCGCCTCCGACGGCGCCTCCGCCCTCGGCGAGGCGATCGCGCACCACCCCGACGTCGTCATGCTCGACCTCGGCATGCCGAAGCTCGACGGGGTGCAGGTGATCGAGGGGCTCCGCGGCTGGTCGCAGGTGCCGATCCTCGTCGTGTCCGGCCGGACCGGTGCCGCCGACAAGGTCGACGCCCTCGACGCCGGCGCCGACGACTACGTCACGAAGCCCTTCGCGATGGACGAGCTGCTCGCCCGCATCCGCGCCCTCACCCGCCGGGTCGTCGCGGCGCCCGACTCCCCCGCCGTGCGCTTCGGCGAGGTCGCGGTCGACTTCGCCGCGCACACCGTCACCCGCACGACGCCCGAGGGCGGGTCGATCCGGCTGACCCCGACGGAGTGGCGGCTGCTCGAGCTCCTGGTGCAGAACCCGGGCAAGCTCATCACGCGCGAGGCCATGCTCACGCAGGTGTGGGGCCCGAACCACAGCCGCGACACCGGGTACCTCCGGCTGTACCTGGCGCAGCTGCGCAAGAAGCTCGAGCCGGTGCCGGCGCAGCCGCGCTACTTCGTGACCGAGCAGGGGATGGGCTACCGGTTCGTGCCGGAGTAG
- a CDS encoding VIT1/CCC1 transporter family protein, with protein MTDVRQPSTADIKRWRRYLADERAEGAVYRDLAARRDGEERDILLALADAEGRHEQHWRDLLGDRVGRPVGTDLRTRILGVLARRFGSVFVLALVQGAEGRSPYATDADATDAMAADERIHGEVVRGLAERGRSRLSGTFRAAVFGANDGLVSNLALILGVSASGASHGVVLVTGLSGLLAGALSMGAGEYVSVSSQRELLAASTPDPEAQHVLPNLDVDANELALVYRARGMDADDAAEHAQDVLAALQVRTGAIAVPTASSQLAPVLSPADAEAAAASSSDAHEAIGSGLGAAVSSFLFFASGAIIPLIPILFGATGLTAIIIASVLVGLALLGTGAIVGLLSGTSPLRRALRQLAIGFGAAAVTYGLGFLFGVESS; from the coding sequence ATGACTGACGTCCGCCAGCCGAGCACCGCCGACATCAAGCGCTGGCGGAGGTACCTCGCCGACGAGAGGGCCGAGGGCGCCGTCTACCGCGACCTCGCCGCCCGCCGAGACGGCGAAGAGCGCGACATCCTGCTCGCGCTCGCCGACGCCGAGGGTCGTCACGAGCAGCACTGGCGCGACCTGCTCGGCGACCGGGTCGGGCGACCGGTCGGGACCGACCTGCGCACGCGCATCCTGGGGGTCCTCGCCCGTCGGTTCGGCTCGGTGTTCGTGCTCGCCCTCGTGCAGGGGGCCGAGGGGCGCTCGCCGTACGCGACCGACGCCGACGCCACCGACGCCATGGCGGCCGACGAGCGCATCCACGGGGAGGTCGTCCGCGGCCTCGCCGAGCGGGGACGCTCTCGTCTCTCGGGCACCTTCCGCGCCGCCGTCTTCGGGGCCAACGACGGCCTCGTCTCGAACCTCGCGCTGATCCTGGGCGTCAGCGCCTCGGGCGCCTCCCACGGCGTCGTGCTCGTCACAGGCCTCTCCGGCCTCCTCGCCGGCGCCCTCTCGATGGGCGCGGGGGAGTACGTCTCCGTCTCGTCGCAGCGGGAGCTCCTCGCCGCGTCGACGCCCGACCCCGAGGCGCAGCATGTCCTGCCGAACCTCGACGTCGACGCCAACGAGCTCGCTCTCGTCTACCGCGCCCGCGGAATGGACGCCGACGATGCGGCCGAGCATGCGCAGGATGTCCTGGCCGCGCTCCAGGTCCGGACGGGCGCGATTGCCGTCCCCACGGCCTCCTCGCAGCTCGCGCCCGTGCTGTCGCCCGCTGACGCCGAGGCCGCTGCCGCCTCCTCGTCGGACGCCCACGAGGCCATCGGCTCGGGCCTCGGCGCCGCCGTGTCGAGCTTCCTGTTCTTCGCGTCGGGGGCGATCATCCCGCTGATCCCGATCCTCTTCGGTGCCACCGGTCTCACCGCGATCATCATCGCGTCGGTGCTCGTCGGCCTCGCCCTCCTCGGGACCGGCGCCATCGTCGGGCTCCTCTCGGGTACCTCGCCGCTCCGTCGCGCGCTGCGTCAGCTCGCGATCGGCTTCGGTGCGGCCGCCGTGACGTACGGCCTGGGCTTCCTGTTCGGTGTGGAGTCGAGCTAG
- the kdpC gene encoding potassium-transporting ATPase subunit KdpC yields the protein MNTRTLARQWWVAVRAMLVFTVVLGIAYTAAVSGLGQLLFPHQANGSIVETADGKAAGSSLLGQSFTTKKGAALPEWFQSRPSAAGDGYDATASSASNYGPNNKDLIAAIKERKAAVASSDGVDASTIPADAVTASGSGLDPDISPAYALQQVDRVAAARNLSKATVHRLVESRIEGREAGYLGEQTVNVLELNLALARL from the coding sequence ATGAACACACGCACTCTCGCCCGCCAGTGGTGGGTGGCCGTCCGAGCCATGCTCGTCTTCACCGTCGTGCTCGGCATCGCCTACACCGCAGCCGTCTCGGGCCTCGGCCAGCTGCTCTTCCCGCACCAGGCGAACGGCTCGATCGTCGAGACCGCCGACGGGAAGGCCGCAGGATCGTCGCTCCTCGGCCAGTCGTTCACCACGAAGAAGGGCGCCGCCCTGCCGGAGTGGTTCCAGTCGCGCCCCTCCGCCGCCGGCGACGGGTACGACGCCACCGCGTCGAGCGCCTCGAACTACGGCCCGAACAACAAGGACCTGATCGCGGCGATCAAGGAGCGCAAGGCCGCCGTCGCGTCCTCGGACGGCGTCGACGCGTCGACGATCCCCGCCGACGCCGTCACGGCATCCGGCTCGGGCCTCGACCCCGACATCAGCCCCGCCTACGCCCTGCAGCAGGTCGACCGGGTCGCCGCCGCCAGGAACCTCTCGAAGGCGACTGTCCACAGGCTCGTCGAATCGAGGATCGAGGGCCGCGAAGCCGGATACCTTGGGGAGCAGACGGTGAACGTGCTCGAGCTCAACCTCGCTCTGGCGAGGCTCTGA
- the kdpB gene encoding potassium-transporting ATPase subunit KdpB: MSTITETAAQDPAPAPTSKKSAFTGAQLLEALPGAFKKLDPRAMWHNPVMFIVEIGAAYTTVLAIAEPFTGGPGTSGGSVVPGSFTWAIAVWLWLTVVFANLAESVAEGRGKAQAESLRKTRTSTSAQRVRGYSSADPSAEDAETEEVSSADLTLGDTVVVVAGELIPGDGDIVWGIASVDESAITGESAPVIRESGGDRSAVTGGTRVLSDRIVVTITSKPGETFVDRMIRLVEGAARQKTPNEIALNILLASLSIVFVVVALTLDPIASYSNAAVSVPVLIALLVCLIPTTIGALLSAIGIAGMDRLVQRNVLAMSGRAVEAAGDVTTLLLDKTGTITYGNRQAASFDPISGVTVRDLTEAAATSSLADPTPEGKSIVDLAVLHGYSIPDAPRGEIVPFTAQTRMSGLDLADGSQIRKGAGSSVTAWVGDLDGRTRDELDSIVTRISNAGGTPLVVATRSADGTGRILGVVALKDVVKTGLAERFAELRTMGIRTVMITGDNPLTARAIAAEAGVDDFLAEATPEDKLALIRREQEGGNLVAMTGDGTNDAPALAQADVGVAMNTGTSAAKEAGNMVDLDSDPTKLIDIVRIGKQLLITRGALTTFSIANDVAKYFAIIPAMFAGIFPRLGLLNIMQLHSPASAILSAIVFNALVIVFLIPLALRGVKYRAASASAILSRNLLIYGVGGIVAPFIGIKIIDLVVSLLPGF; this comes from the coding sequence ATGTCCACCATCACTGAGACAGCGGCGCAGGATCCTGCTCCCGCCCCCACCTCGAAGAAGAGCGCCTTCACCGGCGCGCAGCTCCTCGAGGCGCTGCCCGGCGCGTTCAAGAAGCTCGACCCGCGCGCCATGTGGCACAACCCCGTCATGTTCATCGTCGAGATCGGCGCGGCCTACACGACCGTCCTCGCGATCGCGGAGCCGTTCACCGGCGGCCCCGGAACCTCGGGCGGCTCGGTCGTCCCGGGCTCGTTCACCTGGGCGATCGCGGTCTGGCTCTGGCTCACCGTCGTCTTCGCGAACCTCGCGGAGTCGGTCGCCGAGGGCCGCGGCAAGGCGCAGGCGGAGAGCCTCCGCAAGACCCGCACCTCGACGTCGGCACAGCGCGTCCGCGGCTACTCGTCCGCCGACCCGTCCGCGGAGGACGCCGAGACCGAGGAGGTCTCGAGCGCCGACCTGACTCTCGGCGACACCGTCGTGGTGGTCGCCGGTGAATTGATCCCGGGCGACGGCGACATCGTCTGGGGCATCGCGAGCGTCGACGAGTCGGCCATCACCGGCGAGTCCGCCCCCGTGATCCGCGAGTCGGGCGGCGACCGGAGCGCCGTCACCGGCGGCACCCGGGTGCTCTCCGACCGCATCGTCGTCACGATCACCTCGAAGCCCGGCGAGACCTTCGTCGACCGGATGATCCGCCTCGTCGAGGGCGCCGCCCGGCAGAAGACGCCGAACGAGATCGCCCTGAACATCCTGCTGGCGTCGCTCTCGATCGTGTTCGTCGTCGTGGCGCTCACGCTCGACCCGATCGCGTCGTACTCGAACGCGGCCGTCTCGGTGCCGGTGCTGATCGCGCTCCTGGTCTGCCTGATCCCGACCACGATCGGCGCCCTGCTCTCGGCGATCGGGATCGCCGGCATGGACCGCCTCGTGCAGCGCAACGTGCTCGCGATGTCCGGCCGCGCCGTCGAGGCCGCCGGCGACGTGACCACGCTCCTCCTCGACAAGACCGGCACCATCACCTACGGCAACCGGCAGGCCGCCTCGTTCGACCCGATCTCCGGTGTGACCGTGCGCGACCTCACCGAGGCCGCGGCCACCTCGTCGCTCGCCGACCCGACGCCCGAGGGCAAGTCGATCGTCGACCTGGCCGTGCTGCACGGCTACTCGATCCCCGACGCGCCCCGCGGCGAGATCGTCCCCTTCACGGCGCAGACCCGCATGTCGGGCCTCGACCTGGCCGACGGCTCGCAGATCCGGAAGGGCGCAGGATCGAGCGTCACCGCGTGGGTCGGCGACCTCGACGGCCGTACCCGCGACGAGCTCGACAGCATCGTCACCCGCATCTCGAACGCGGGAGGCACGCCGCTCGTCGTCGCGACCCGCTCCGCCGACGGGACCGGCCGCATCCTGGGGGTCGTGGCCCTGAAGGACGTCGTCAAGACCGGTCTCGCCGAGCGCTTCGCCGAGCTCCGCACGATGGGCATCCGCACGGTCATGATCACGGGAGACAACCCGCTCACGGCCCGCGCGATCGCCGCCGAGGCCGGGGTCGACGACTTCCTGGCCGAGGCGACCCCCGAAGACAAGCTGGCGCTGATCCGGCGCGAGCAGGAGGGCGGCAACCTCGTCGCGATGACCGGCGACGGCACCAACGACGCCCCGGCGCTCGCGCAGGCCGACGTCGGCGTGGCGATGAACACGGGCACGTCGGCCGCGAAGGAGGCCGGCAACATGGTCGACCTCGACTCCGACCCGACCAAGCTGATCGACATCGTCAGGATCGGCAAGCAGCTCCTGATCACGCGCGGCGCCCTGACCACCTTCTCGATCGCCAACGACGTGGCGAAGTACTTCGCGATCATCCCGGCGATGTTCGCGGGGATCTTCCCCAGGCTCGGGCTGCTCAACATCATGCAGCTGCACTCGCCGGCGTCCGCGATCCTGTCGGCGATCGTCTTCAACGCGCTCGTGATCGTGTTCCTGATCCCGCTCGCCCTCCGCGGCGTGAAGTACCGCGCGGCCTCGGCGTCGGCGATCCTGTCGCGCAACCTCCTGATCTACGGCGTCGGCGGCATCGTCGCGCCGTTCATCGGCATCAAGATCATCGACCTCGTCGTCTCCCTCCTCCCCGGCTTCTAA
- the kdpA gene encoding potassium-transporting ATPase subunit KdpA, which translates to MSGLSDTVAGLLQILTLLVILVALHRPVGRYLAWIYQTPRDWRIERGFYRLIGVDSSAEQNWRSYLRGVLVFSAVGVLFVYALQRLQAVLPYSLGFPAIPAGLSFNTAASFVTNTNWQSYSPDVTMGYAVQLGGLVVQNFVSAAVGIAVAIALIRGFARVRSGALGNFWVDLTRGILRLLLPLAFLTSLLLIAGGVIQNFNGFTHVATLTGGNAAIPGGPVASQEAIKELGTNGGGFFNANSAHPFENPTAWTNLFEIVLMLVIPFSLPRTFGLMVGDKRQGNAIVAVMVSIYAVSLAAMTAFELSGAGAATKLAGSAMEGKEQRFGIWSSTLFATSTTLTSTGAVDSAHDSFTPLGGMMALLNMMFGEVAPGGTGSGLYGMLILAVITVFIAGLLVGRTPEYLGKKIGPREIKLASIYILITPTLALAGTALSFAIPGVRASVTGTSIWNPGLHGLTEVLYAFTSAANNNGSAFAGITANTPWMNTALGVVMLLGRFLPIVFVLALAGSFAAQDKVPATAGTLPTHRPQFVGLLLGVSVIVTALTYFPVLALGPLAEGLQK; encoded by the coding sequence ATGTCGGGGCTCAGCGACACCGTCGCGGGTCTCCTGCAGATCCTCACGCTCCTCGTCATCCTGGTGGCGCTCCACCGGCCGGTCGGCCGCTACCTCGCCTGGATCTATCAAACTCCGCGCGACTGGCGGATCGAGCGCGGCTTCTACCGCCTCATCGGCGTGGACTCGTCCGCCGAGCAGAACTGGCGCTCGTACCTCCGCGGGGTCCTGGTGTTCTCGGCGGTGGGCGTGCTGTTCGTCTACGCGCTGCAGCGGCTCCAGGCCGTCCTGCCGTACTCGCTCGGCTTCCCGGCGATCCCCGCGGGCCTGTCGTTCAACACCGCGGCCTCGTTCGTCACCAACACGAACTGGCAGTCGTACTCGCCCGACGTCACGATGGGCTACGCCGTCCAGCTCGGCGGCCTCGTCGTGCAGAACTTCGTCTCGGCGGCCGTGGGGATCGCCGTCGCGATCGCGCTGATCCGCGGGTTCGCACGTGTCCGCTCGGGCGCGCTCGGGAACTTCTGGGTCGATCTGACCCGCGGGATCCTGCGTCTCCTCCTGCCTCTGGCGTTCCTCACCTCGCTGCTGCTGATCGCCGGAGGCGTGATCCAGAACTTCAACGGGTTCACGCACGTCGCCACTCTCACCGGCGGGAACGCCGCGATCCCCGGCGGCCCGGTCGCCTCGCAGGAGGCCATCAAGGAGCTCGGCACCAACGGCGGCGGCTTCTTCAACGCGAACTCCGCCCACCCGTTCGAGAACCCGACCGCCTGGACCAACCTGTTCGAGATCGTCCTGATGCTCGTGATCCCGTTCTCGCTCCCCCGCACGTTCGGCCTGATGGTCGGCGACAAGCGGCAGGGCAACGCGATCGTCGCCGTCATGGTCTCGATCTACGCGGTGTCGCTCGCAGCGATGACGGCTTTCGAGCTGAGCGGGGCCGGAGCGGCGACGAAGCTCGCAGGATCGGCGATGGAGGGCAAGGAGCAGCGGTTCGGCATCTGGTCGTCCACGCTCTTCGCGACCTCGACCACGCTCACCTCGACGGGTGCGGTCGACTCGGCCCACGACTCGTTCACGCCGCTCGGCGGCATGATGGCGCTGCTCAACATGATGTTCGGCGAGGTCGCGCCCGGCGGCACGGGATCGGGCCTCTACGGCATGCTGATCCTGGCCGTCATCACGGTGTTCATCGCCGGGCTCCTCGTGGGCCGCACGCCGGAGTACCTCGGCAAGAAGATCGGGCCGCGCGAGATCAAGCTCGCCTCGATCTACATCCTGATCACGCCGACGCTCGCCCTCGCGGGTACCGCGCTCAGCTTCGCGATCCCGGGCGTCCGCGCCTCGGTGACCGGCACGAGCATCTGGAACCCGGGGCTCCACGGCCTCACCGAGGTGCTCTACGCGTTCACCAGCGCGGCGAACAACAACGGCTCCGCGTTCGCGGGGATCACGGCGAACACGCCCTGGATGAACACCGCGCTCGGCGTCGTCATGCTCCTCGGACGCTTCCTGCCGATCGTGTTCGTGCTCGCCCTCGCCGGCTCGTTCGCCGCTCAAGACAAGGTGCCCGCCACCGCGGGGACGCTGCCCACCCACCGACCGCAGTTCGTCGGTCTCCTCCTCGGGGTGTCCGTCATCGTGACGGCCCTCACGTACTTCCCCGTGCTCGCGCTCGGGCCGCTCGCCGAAGGGCTCCAGAAGTAA
- a CDS encoding ATP-binding protein, translating to MKKGRLRVLLGAAPGVGKTYAMLEEGAHLRADGRDVVVAVVETHGRAATAALVEGLEVVPRILRSHRGLQLDELDLDAVIARAPDVALVDELAHTNAPGSRHEKRWQDVDALLAAGIDVVSTVNVQHVESLSDVVEQITGAPQRETIPDRVLRSADQIEVVDLAPQALRDRLAEGNVYPAARIDAALSNYFRLGNLTALRELALLWLADEVDSALKAYRAEHGIDNKWEARERVVVALTGGPEGETLIRRGARIAARSAGGELIVVHVSRQDGLADAHPGALAAQRSLAEKLGGSYHQVLGDDIPRTLVDFAKAQNATQLVIGVSRRGRIAAALTGPGIGATVIRESGLIDVHIVTHSRAGGTFTLPRIGGSLTLARRLVGFGLALLLGPLATLLLVTLRSPESLTSDVLAFQLVVVVVALVGGIWPALFAAILSGFTLDFFFVDPLYSVTIARPLHLLALALYVVNALLVSYVVDQAARRTRSAARALAESELLATIAGSVLRGQDALEALLARTREAFGLSRVAVLSNGALVSSSGDETPGDPVTSVPSGEHGTIELHGPPISLDDRRLFAVISTQIDAALEHSELARTAEEVAPLAAADQMRTALLAAVGHDLRRPLASATAAVSGLRSPGMVRSEADRDELLATAQESLDSLATLVTNLLDVSRVQAGVLAVSLGRIDVDDVILGSLDELGLGPDEVELGLGEDLPPALADAVLLQRVVVNLLDNGIRYSPEGTRVRVSASAFAERVEIRIADHGPGISAERRDEVFVPFQRLGDTDNTTGLGLGLALSKGFTEGMGGTLTTDDTPGGGLTMVVSLPLAEHEATA from the coding sequence ATGAAGAAGGGGCGACTGCGGGTGCTGCTCGGCGCCGCCCCCGGCGTGGGCAAGACCTACGCGATGCTCGAGGAGGGCGCCCACCTCCGGGCCGACGGGCGCGACGTCGTGGTGGCCGTGGTCGAGACGCACGGCCGGGCTGCCACGGCGGCGCTCGTCGAGGGGCTCGAGGTGGTGCCGCGGATCCTGCGCTCTCATCGCGGCCTGCAGCTCGACGAGCTCGACCTCGACGCGGTGATCGCCAGGGCGCCCGACGTCGCGCTCGTCGACGAGCTGGCCCACACGAACGCCCCCGGCAGCCGCCACGAGAAGCGCTGGCAGGATGTCGACGCCCTCCTGGCCGCGGGCATCGACGTGGTCTCGACCGTCAACGTGCAGCACGTCGAGTCGCTCTCCGACGTGGTCGAGCAGATCACCGGGGCGCCCCAGCGCGAGACGATCCCCGACCGGGTGCTGCGCTCGGCCGACCAGATCGAGGTCGTCGACCTCGCCCCGCAGGCGCTCCGCGACCGGCTCGCCGAGGGCAACGTCTACCCGGCGGCCCGCATCGACGCCGCGCTGTCGAACTACTTCCGGCTCGGCAACCTCACCGCGCTCCGCGAGCTCGCCCTGCTCTGGCTGGCCGACGAGGTCGACTCCGCGCTCAAGGCCTACCGGGCCGAGCACGGCATCGACAACAAGTGGGAGGCCCGCGAGCGCGTCGTGGTCGCCCTGACCGGCGGGCCGGAGGGCGAGACCCTCATCCGTCGCGGCGCCAGGATCGCGGCCAGGTCGGCCGGCGGCGAGCTGATCGTCGTGCACGTGAGCCGGCAGGACGGCCTCGCCGACGCCCACCCGGGAGCCCTCGCGGCCCAGCGCTCGCTCGCCGAGAAGCTCGGCGGCAGCTACCACCAGGTGCTCGGCGACGACATCCCGCGCACCCTCGTCGACTTCGCCAAGGCGCAGAACGCGACGCAGCTCGTGATCGGAGTCAGCCGGCGCGGCCGCATCGCCGCGGCCCTGACCGGCCCCGGCATCGGCGCCACGGTGATCCGCGAGTCGGGGCTCATCGACGTCCACATCGTGACGCACTCCCGCGCGGGCGGCACCTTCACGCTGCCGCGCATCGGCGGGTCGCTCACGCTCGCCCGGCGCCTCGTCGGCTTCGGCCTCGCCCTCCTGCTCGGGCCGCTGGCGACCCTGCTGCTCGTCACGCTCCGCTCGCCCGAGTCGCTCACCAGCGACGTCCTCGCCTTCCAGCTGGTCGTCGTCGTGGTCGCGCTCGTCGGCGGCATCTGGCCGGCGCTGTTCGCGGCCATCCTGTCGGGGTTCACGCTCGACTTCTTCTTCGTCGACCCGCTCTACAGCGTGACGATCGCGAGACCCCTGCACCTCCTGGCGCTGGCGCTCTACGTGGTGAACGCCCTCCTCGTCAGCTACGTGGTCGACCAGGCGGCCCGCCGCACGCGCTCGGCGGCCCGCGCCCTGGCCGAGTCGGAGCTCCTCGCGACGATCGCCGGCAGCGTGCTCCGCGGTCAAGACGCTCTCGAGGCGCTCCTCGCCCGCACCCGGGAGGCGTTCGGGCTGTCGCGGGTGGCGGTGCTGAGCAACGGGGCGCTCGTCTCGTCGTCGGGCGACGAGACCCCGGGCGACCCCGTCACGAGCGTGCCCTCCGGCGAGCACGGCACCATCGAGCTGCACGGCCCGCCGATCTCGCTCGACGACCGCCGGCTGTTCGCCGTGATCTCGACCCAGATCGACGCCGCGCTCGAGCACAGCGAGCTGGCCCGGACGGCCGAGGAGGTCGCGCCCCTCGCCGCCGCCGACCAGATGCGCACGGCACTCCTCGCCGCCGTCGGCCACGACCTCCGCCGGCCGCTCGCCAGCGCGACCGCCGCCGTCAGCGGTCTGCGCTCGCCCGGCATGGTCCGCTCGGAGGCCGACCGCGACGAGCTGCTCGCCACCGCTCAAGAGAGCCTCGACTCGCTCGCGACCCTCGTCACCAACCTGCTCGACGTGAGCCGGGTGCAGGCCGGGGTCCTGGCGGTCTCGCTCGGGCGGATCGACGTCGACGACGTCATCCTGGGCTCCCTCGACGAACTGGGGCTCGGCCCCGACGAGGTCGAGCTCGGTCTCGGCGAAGACCTCCCGCCGGCGCTGGCCGACGCCGTCCTCCTGCAGCGGGTCGTGGTCAACCTCCTCGACAACGGCATCCGCTACTCGCCCGAGGGCACGCGCGTGCGGGTGTCGGCGTCGGCCTTCGCCGAGCGGGTCGAGATCAGGATCGCCGACCACGGCCCCGGCATCAGCGCCGAGCGGCGCGACGAGGTCTTCGTCCCCTTCCAGCGCCTCGGAGACACCGACAACACCACCGGCCTCGGCCTCGGCCTGGCCCTCTCGAAGGGGTTCACCGAGGGCATGGGCGGCACCCTGACGACCGACGACACCCCGGGCGGCGGGTTGACCATGGTCGTGTCGCTGCCCCTCGCCGAACACGAGGCCACCGCATGA
- a CDS encoding LPXTG cell wall anchor domain-containing protein: protein MTTHSWRKALAVPAVVSLAFGGALLAAGPALAAPAEPAATTQVEVPAPTDTTAPATTAPAAPVSTTAPTPSATVAAAPVPAATTAAPTAPTTTAPATTPPATTAPATPTPTPTDTSTATASAFAVTTPVDGEPSATTTPTFAGTGLPGSTVIVQYLGADGDLHDAGTATVDTDGTWTLDTSFADLGPGITKAVLTVAELDASGDPVTGVEPVIREISFLSPPVQAQGRSIVLTPDYPTADEATTAGIGLATTGFAADEPLVVTVTGPDGKAVAYESTVATPTADADGAFSELLGLPAGSKGGTYRVTVTGTVSKLQLSKTAYVLGDPTITSPTAGEKIVGTSVTFTGTGTPGSSIGLVIAPTSAFAQAEAEAAAADGDSSTGSGTTAAKAPAASPRAAGTPSASSDPQNEDITVGASGTWSVTVELAQPGDYTAVAIAGVLDADGNPISDNTGLPVLSGPSATVEFVLAAAPVITTSATGPTLAYTGSDAEPYVVAGGLAVLLGIGLMVATRRRRDGLIGAAE from the coding sequence GTGACCACGCACTCCTGGCGGAAGGCACTCGCCGTGCCCGCCGTCGTCTCGCTCGCCTTCGGCGGCGCCCTCCTCGCGGCCGGCCCCGCCCTCGCAGCCCCGGCCGAGCCCGCCGCCACGACGCAGGTCGAGGTCCCGGCGCCGACCGACACCACCGCCCCCGCGACGACGGCCCCGGCCGCCCCGGTGAGCACGACCGCGCCGACCCCGTCGGCCACCGTCGCTGCCGCGCCGGTCCCGGCCGCGACCACCGCTGCGCCGACGGCCCCGACCACGACGGCTCCCGCCACGACGCCTCCGGCGACGACGGCCCCGGCCACGCCGACGCCGACCCCCACCGACACGAGCACCGCCACCGCCTCGGCCTTCGCCGTGACGACTCCCGTCGACGGAGAGCCCTCCGCGACCACGACTCCGACCTTCGCGGGCACCGGCCTCCCGGGCTCGACGGTGATCGTGCAGTACCTCGGCGCTGACGGCGACCTCCACGACGCGGGCACGGCGACCGTCGACACCGACGGCACCTGGACCCTCGACACCTCCTTCGCCGACCTCGGCCCCGGCATCACCAAGGCCGTGCTGACCGTCGCCGAGCTCGACGCGTCGGGCGACCCGGTGACCGGCGTCGAGCCCGTGATCCGCGAGATCAGCTTCCTGAGCCCGCCCGTGCAGGCGCAGGGCCGGAGCATCGTCCTCACCCCCGACTACCCGACCGCCGACGAGGCGACCACCGCCGGCATCGGGCTCGCCACGACCGGCTTCGCGGCCGACGAGCCGCTCGTCGTGACCGTCACCGGTCCGGACGGCAAGGCCGTCGCCTACGAGAGCACCGTGGCCACGCCGACGGCCGACGCCGACGGCGCCTTCTCGGAGCTGCTCGGACTCCCCGCAGGATCGAAGGGCGGCACGTACCGCGTCACGGTCACCGGGACCGTGAGCAAGCTGCAGCTGTCGAAGACGGCGTACGTGCTCGGTGACCCGACGATCACGTCCCCGACCGCCGGCGAGAAGATCGTCGGCACGTCGGTGACCTTCACCGGGACCGGGACCCCCGGCTCCAGCATCGGCCTCGTCATCGCCCCGACCAGCGCGTTCGCCCAGGCCGAGGCGGAGGCCGCAGCGGCCGACGGCGACAGCAGCACGGGCAGCGGCACGACCGCCGCGAAGGCACCGGCCGCCTCCCCGCGCGCGGCCGGAACCCCGAGCGCCTCGTCCGATCCGCAGAACGAGGACATCACCGTGGGCGCCTCCGGCACCTGGAGCGTGACGGTCGAGCTCGCCCAGCCGGGCGACTACACGGCGGTCGCGATCGCCGGCGTCCTCGACGCAGACGGCAACCCGATCTCCGACAACACCGGCCTGCCGGTCCTGTCCGGCCCGTCGGCCACGGTCGAGTTCGTCCTCGCCGCCGCCCCGGTCATCACGACGAGCGCCACGGGCCCGACCCTGGCCTACACGGGCAGCGACGCCGAGCCGTACGTCGTCGCGGGCGGCCTCGCCGTCCTGCTCGGCATCGGCCTCATGGTCGCGACCCGTCGCCGCCGCGACGGCCTGATCGGCGCCGCCGAGTAG
- the kdpF gene encoding K(+)-transporting ATPase subunit F, which produces MIVAAILAIAALGYLVYALVKPERF; this is translated from the coding sequence GTGATCGTCGCGGCCATCCTGGCGATCGCAGCCCTCGGCTACCTCGTCTACGCCCTCGTGAAACCCGAGCGCTTCTGA